The stretch of DNA TGAGGAAGATATCCTTCTTCGCTTTCACCAGGTCGGATAACTTTTTAAAGCCGAAATTGCGTGAATCAAAATCCGGTTGTAGCTTGGTTAAATAGCTGCCAAAGGTGCCTAACTGAGCCCAACCATCATCATCGCTGGACTGCTCGAGGGCATCGAGCATGAACTGTTTGGGAAAGCTGTTTTTCTCCCTCGCCTGCCCCTGTCCTTTGGAGTCCGTTACCGTTTTAGCCTCCCGACCTGAACCCTGATCACTGGTATCGGACTCCTTCTTGGCCGACGGACGAAGCACTTCGGTAAAAATAAACTTATGGCATGAATTCCTGAACGCATCGGGGGTTTTCTTCTCTCCAAACCCCAGCACGGTCAGCCCCTCTTCCCGCAGCCGCATCGCCAGCCCGGTAAAATCGCTGTCGCTGGTGACCAGGCAGAAGCCGTCAAACTTTCTCGTATAGAGCAGGTCCATCGCATCGATAATCAGGGTACTGTCGGTGGCGTTTTTGCCCGTTGTGTAGGC from Aestuariirhabdus litorea encodes:
- a CDS encoding NYN domain-containing protein; translated protein: MVSPRLIVKNESEEPSVRLAVLIDADNAQAAVIDGLLAEVARFGEATVKRIYGDFTAPTSASWKKVLQKYAIKPVQQFAYTTGKNATDSTLIIDAMDLLYTRKFDGFCLVTSDSDFTGLAMRLREEGLTVLGFGEKKTPDAFRNSCHKFIFTEVLRPSAKKESDTSDQGSGREAKTVTDSKGQGQAREKNSFPKQFMLDALEQSSDDDGWAQLGTFGSYLTKLQPDFDSRNFGFKKLSDLVKAKKDIFLIEERNQSGSNIKQLYIHAK